In the Haloferula helveola genome, one interval contains:
- a CDS encoding phosphoglycerate dehydrogenase → MAERILLTTCSFQDTPGPHHEFFESQGYEIVRERGPLSEARMLELAGEFDGFLCGDDGITRAVIEKSLPRLRVIAKYGIGLDKIDIPATKELGIPVMFTPGVNHTTVAEHTFCLMLALYRNLIETVDATRKGEWKRLTGHELWRKKIGLVGLGRIGQEMVKRARGFDMEVHGFGNFWPEEFCAEHGVTRHDSLDSLFATCDIISPHTKLNASTHHMINRERIAMMPDDAIIVNTGRGELADTAAVLGALESGKLAGYATDVMEEEPPPADHPLLSHPKAIVTSHIGSRTFESVPRQAMKAVTNLVNFLKGEGPVFCANGVVPSAEE, encoded by the coding sequence ATGGCCGAACGCATTCTCCTCACCACCTGCAGTTTTCAGGACACCCCCGGTCCGCATCACGAGTTCTTCGAGAGCCAAGGCTACGAGATCGTCCGCGAGCGGGGCCCGCTCAGCGAGGCGCGGATGCTGGAGCTGGCCGGCGAATTCGACGGATTTCTTTGCGGCGATGACGGCATCACCCGCGCGGTGATCGAGAAGAGCCTGCCGCGACTCCGGGTGATCGCGAAGTACGGGATCGGCCTCGACAAGATCGACATCCCGGCCACCAAGGAGCTCGGGATCCCCGTGATGTTCACGCCGGGTGTCAACCACACGACGGTCGCCGAGCACACCTTCTGCCTGATGCTCGCCCTCTATCGGAATCTCATCGAGACGGTCGACGCCACCCGCAAGGGCGAGTGGAAGCGCCTGACCGGCCACGAGCTGTGGCGCAAGAAGATCGGTCTCGTCGGTCTCGGACGCATCGGCCAGGAAATGGTCAAGCGCGCCCGCGGCTTCGACATGGAGGTGCACGGCTTCGGCAACTTCTGGCCGGAGGAATTCTGCGCCGAGCACGGCGTGACCCGTCACGACTCGCTCGATTCGCTCTTCGCCACCTGCGACATCATCAGCCCGCACACCAAGCTGAACGCGTCGACCCACCACATGATCAACCGCGAGCGGATCGCGATGATGCCGGACGACGCGATCATCGTGAACACCGGGCGCGGCGAACTGGCCGACACCGCCGCGGTGCTTGGAGCGCTCGAGAGCGGCAAACTGGCGGGCTACGCGACCGACGTGATGGAAGAGGAGCCGCCGCCGGCCGACCATCCACTGCTCTCCCATCCGAAGGCGATCGTCACCTCGCACATCGGTTCGCGCACCTTCGAGAGCGTGCCGCGTCAGGCGATGAAGGCCGTCACCAACCTCGTCAATTTCCTCAAGGGCGAAGGCCCGGTCTTCTGTGCCAACGGCGTCGTGCCCAGCGCCGAAGAGTAG
- a CDS encoding DUF1549 domain-containing protein yields the protein MKTRSLLTLAAGALMTPLLSAAEKSFEPSKADDPDFVKQAAFKIDSYVAGWYRQQKLAVPEVTDDATFLRRAFLVSVGRIPTAEEARFFLEIDEDDKRIQLIDYLLDSPGYSSHMSNWAFDLLRVADNKPGFRGSFEPYRHWVREAIDSNMRWDDLTRELLASKGSAWDPGNAAVGYYIRDKGMALDNMANSMRIFLGSRIECAQCHDDPFGDTERHDFYELAAFTNGQNDGNRAPMRKLWDELRDEDRRRTVEYSAAQVLWDEVYGMTLRGGGTGRIKLPSDYQYRDGEPGEMIGARTPFGKAVRMSDRDDADDGRKELADWVTTRTGEQFPSVIANRMWQRVMGRGVYEPYDEYIESKDTHLPGMMQYLTSLMVELEYDLKGFQKILLNTKTFQFVPNPKPSKVASGDDFHGRQLTRMSAEQIWDSLITLAGGNPDTKPRRTADNRIRVRGKVVNFEGKDMNQLSKEVLAIKSEAEMRNYFEKFMAAVKKGGGGKSSGDSMMMMQKVTSYGGNAQVRASELPSPAPRQHLLFLFGQADRDVIESSSQEPNVGQVLSLMNGFVQEQLVNNGGAHLYKSLEGASDDREKIRRLYIAILSRPPSDEEMGWMLEEVKASGRSGYQNIVSALVMSSEFLFLQ from the coding sequence ATGAAAACCCGATCTCTCCTCACCCTCGCCGCCGGCGCCCTAATGACGCCGCTGCTCTCGGCCGCCGAGAAATCCTTCGAGCCCTCCAAGGCCGACGACCCGGATTTCGTCAAGCAGGCGGCATTCAAGATCGATAGCTACGTCGCGGGTTGGTACCGCCAGCAGAAGCTAGCCGTGCCGGAGGTGACCGACGACGCGACCTTCCTGCGCCGCGCGTTCCTGGTCTCCGTCGGGCGCATTCCAACCGCCGAGGAGGCACGGTTTTTCTTGGAGATCGATGAGGACGACAAGCGGATCCAGCTGATCGACTACCTGCTCGATTCCCCCGGCTACTCGAGCCACATGAGCAACTGGGCTTTCGACCTGTTGCGGGTGGCCGACAACAAGCCCGGCTTCCGCGGCAGCTTCGAGCCATACCGGCACTGGGTGCGTGAGGCGATCGACAGCAATATGCGCTGGGACGACCTCACCCGCGAGCTGCTGGCGTCGAAAGGAAGCGCCTGGGATCCGGGCAACGCGGCGGTCGGCTACTACATCCGCGACAAAGGCATGGCGCTCGACAACATGGCGAACTCGATGCGGATCTTCCTCGGATCGCGAATCGAGTGCGCGCAATGCCATGATGACCCGTTCGGGGACACCGAGCGGCACGACTTCTACGAACTGGCTGCGTTCACCAACGGTCAGAACGACGGCAACCGCGCGCCGATGCGGAAACTCTGGGACGAGCTCCGCGACGAGGACCGCCGGCGGACGGTGGAATACTCGGCCGCCCAGGTGCTCTGGGACGAGGTTTACGGAATGACCCTGCGCGGCGGTGGCACCGGCCGGATCAAGCTGCCGAGCGACTATCAGTACCGCGACGGCGAGCCCGGCGAGATGATCGGCGCCCGCACGCCCTTCGGCAAAGCGGTGCGCATGTCCGACCGTGACGATGCCGACGATGGCCGCAAGGAGCTCGCCGATTGGGTGACCACCCGCACCGGCGAGCAGTTCCCTTCCGTGATTGCCAACCGCATGTGGCAACGGGTGATGGGTCGTGGCGTCTACGAACCCTACGACGAATACATCGAGTCGAAGGACACCCACCTGCCGGGCATGATGCAGTATCTGACCAGCCTGATGGTCGAGCTGGAATACGACCTCAAGGGCTTCCAGAAGATCCTCCTCAACACCAAGACCTTCCAGTTCGTGCCGAATCCGAAGCCGTCGAAGGTGGCGTCCGGCGACGACTTCCACGGACGCCAGCTCACCCGCATGTCGGCCGAGCAGATCTGGGACTCGCTGATCACGCTGGCCGGTGGCAATCCGGATACGAAGCCCCGGCGGACGGCGGACAACCGTATCCGGGTGCGCGGCAAGGTGGTCAACTTCGAGGGCAAGGACATGAACCAGCTTTCGAAGGAGGTCCTCGCGATCAAGTCCGAGGCGGAAATGCGGAACTACTTCGAGAAGTTCATGGCGGCCGTGAAAAAGGGCGGCGGAGGCAAGAGCTCCGGTGACTCGATGATGATGATGCAGAAGGTCACGAGTTATGGCGGCAACGCCCAGGTCCGCGCCTCCGAGCTTCCGAGTCCGGCGCCGCGCCAGCACCTGCTGTTCCTCTTCGGTCAAGCCGACCGCGACGTGATCGAGTCTTCGAGTCAGGAGCCGAATGTCGGGCAAGTGCTCTCGCTGATGAACGGATTCGTTCAGGAGCAACTCGTCAACAATGGCGGTGCCCACCTCTACAAGAGTCTCGAGGGAGCGAGCGATGATCGCGAGAAGATCCGCCGCCTCTATATCGCCATCCTCAGCCGCCCGCCATCCGATGAGGAGATGGGCTGGATGCTCGAGGAGGTCAAAGCCTCCGGCCGGTCCGGTTACCAGAATATCGTTTCGGCGCTCGTGATGTCCTCCGAGTTCCTCTTCCTCCAGTAA
- a CDS encoding HAD-IIA family hydrolase, translating into MKTPGFLLDMDGVIYRGNQLVPGADRFINFLRAEGHPFLFLTNNSQRSRRDVAHKLCRLGIETSHEEVFTCAMATARFLASQRPGGTAFVVGENGLANALHINGFTVADDDVDFVVVGEGRTINFEILEHATRLVDKGARLIATNMDTRCPTESGARPGCGAIVAAIEKATGKQAFSVGKPSPVMMRIARQELGLRTGEVVMVGDTMYTDVLGGVQMGYTTVLVLSGHTTLEEVKNYAYRPDYIASSVADLPEELFRGNRIKVPA; encoded by the coding sequence GTGAAAACACCTGGATTCCTACTCGATATGGACGGGGTGATCTACCGCGGCAACCAGCTGGTGCCGGGGGCCGATCGCTTCATCAACTTTCTCCGTGCGGAGGGACACCCGTTTCTCTTCCTCACTAACAACAGCCAGCGGAGCCGACGCGACGTCGCGCACAAGCTTTGCCGGCTCGGCATCGAAACCTCCCACGAGGAGGTCTTCACCTGCGCCATGGCCACCGCCCGCTTCCTCGCTTCGCAGCGACCCGGAGGCACAGCCTTCGTGGTCGGTGAAAACGGCCTCGCCAATGCCCTTCACATCAACGGCTTCACGGTGGCCGATGACGATGTGGACTTCGTGGTCGTGGGCGAAGGCAGAACGATCAACTTCGAGATCCTCGAGCACGCGACCCGCCTCGTCGACAAGGGCGCCCGGTTGATCGCAACCAACATGGACACGAGATGCCCGACCGAGTCCGGCGCGCGACCCGGTTGTGGCGCGATCGTGGCGGCAATCGAGAAGGCCACCGGCAAGCAGGCCTTTTCGGTCGGCAAGCCGAGCCCGGTGATGATGCGCATCGCCCGCCAGGAGCTCGGCCTCCGGACCGGCGAGGTCGTGATGGTCGGCGACACGATGTACACCGACGTCCTCGGAGGTGTGCAGATGGGCTACACCACCGTGCTCGTGCTTTCCGGTCACACGACGCTCGAGGAGGTGAAGAACTACGCCTACCGGCCCGACTACATCGCATCGAGCGTGGCCGATCTTCCTGAAGAACTTTTCCGTGGCAACCGTATCAAGGTGCCAGCCTGA
- a CDS encoding sugar kinase, with translation MSIQLRPADSVAFDIISLGEIMLRFDPGDGRVRTTRKFDVWEGGGEYNVARGLRRCFGKRAAVVTAFADNDIGRLLEDFILQGGVDTRFIQWAAFDGLGRNVRNGLNFTEKGFGVRGAKGTPDRGLTAAMQMKPGDIDWDDVFGTQGSRWFHTGGIFAALSETTAEVTIEACKAAKKHGTIVSYDLNYRPSLWKSIGGQAKAQEVNREIAKYVDVMIGNEEDFTASLGFEVEGVSEHVTGLEVDSFKDMIKRAVADFPNFQVVATTLRDVHTATINDWGAICWHDGEFHEATHRPKLEIYDRVGGGDSFASGLVYGFMEFDDAKMAVEYGAAHGALAMTTPGDTTMATVDEVKKLVGGGSARVDR, from the coding sequence ATGTCCATCCAACTCCGCCCCGCTGATTCCGTTGCCTTCGATATCATCTCGCTCGGCGAGATCATGCTCCGCTTTGATCCCGGTGATGGCCGGGTCCGCACCACCCGCAAGTTCGATGTCTGGGAAGGTGGCGGCGAATACAACGTCGCGCGTGGCCTGCGCCGTTGCTTCGGCAAGCGTGCCGCGGTGGTGACGGCATTCGCCGACAACGACATCGGTCGTCTGCTCGAAGATTTCATCCTCCAGGGCGGAGTCGACACCCGCTTCATCCAATGGGCCGCTTTCGACGGTCTCGGCCGCAATGTGCGCAACGGACTGAACTTCACCGAGAAAGGCTTCGGCGTGCGCGGTGCGAAGGGAACACCGGACCGTGGCCTCACCGCCGCGATGCAGATGAAGCCCGGTGATATAGACTGGGATGACGTTTTCGGAACGCAGGGCAGCCGTTGGTTCCACACCGGCGGGATCTTCGCCGCGCTGTCGGAAACCACCGCCGAGGTGACCATCGAAGCCTGCAAGGCGGCGAAGAAGCACGGCACGATCGTTTCCTACGACCTGAACTACCGGCCGAGCCTGTGGAAGAGCATCGGTGGCCAGGCCAAGGCCCAGGAGGTCAACCGCGAGATTGCCAAATACGTCGATGTGATGATCGGCAACGAGGAGGATTTCACCGCTTCGCTCGGCTTCGAGGTCGAGGGAGTCAGCGAGCATGTCACCGGTCTCGAGGTCGACAGCTTCAAGGACATGATCAAGCGTGCGGTCGCCGATTTCCCGAACTTCCAGGTCGTCGCGACGACCCTGCGCGACGTCCACACCGCCACCATCAACGACTGGGGCGCGATCTGCTGGCACGACGGCGAGTTCCACGAAGCGACCCACCGTCCGAAGCTCGAAATTTACGACCGCGTCGGCGGCGGAGATTCCTTCGCCAGCGGACTGGTTTACGGCTTCATGGAATTCGACGACGCCAAGATGGCGGTCGAGTACGGCGCCGCGCACGGTGCGCTGGCCATGACCACCCCCGGCGACACCACCATGGCCACGGTCGACGAAGTGAAGAAGCTCGTCGGTGGCGGCTCGGCTCGGGTCGACCGGTGA
- a CDS encoding stomatin-like protein, producing the protein MNATTLLAETLFPTIIGIAFVLIAVIAVIKTARVVPQRSAHVVERLGKYHKTLEAGFHILVPFIDRVAYKHSLKEVAIDVPSQMCITKDNIAIEIDGVLYMQVLDAKAASYGIENYYFAASQLAQTTLRSEIGKIELDRTFEERDAINNSVIIALDKASEPWGLKITRYEIANIKPPQSVQDALEKQMRAERERRAQIALSEGQREAQINVAEGEKQDAIKVSEAKKLSQINEAEGKAREIELLATATADGIRRIAEAIEAPGGQAAVNLRIAEQYVKEFGNLAKEGNTLIVPQNLSDIGGTVASLAKILQGTGAASDEPAGSASRNPGPGMPPPLG; encoded by the coding sequence ATGAATGCCACCACGCTACTCGCTGAAACGCTGTTCCCCACGATCATCGGAATCGCGTTCGTCTTGATCGCCGTCATTGCCGTCATCAAGACGGCACGCGTCGTTCCGCAGCGCTCGGCCCACGTCGTTGAGCGACTGGGCAAGTACCACAAGACGCTCGAGGCAGGGTTCCACATCCTCGTTCCTTTTATCGACCGGGTCGCCTACAAGCACTCGCTCAAGGAGGTTGCGATCGACGTGCCGTCGCAGATGTGCATCACCAAGGACAACATCGCGATTGAGATTGATGGTGTTCTCTACATGCAGGTTCTCGACGCGAAAGCCGCGTCGTACGGCATCGAGAACTACTACTTCGCCGCCTCGCAGTTGGCACAAACCACGCTGCGTTCTGAAATCGGCAAGATCGAACTCGATCGGACCTTCGAGGAACGCGACGCGATCAACAACTCGGTGATCATCGCGCTCGACAAGGCGTCCGAGCCATGGGGCCTGAAGATCACCCGATACGAAATCGCCAACATCAAGCCACCGCAGTCGGTCCAGGACGCGCTCGAGAAACAGATGCGCGCCGAACGCGAGCGCCGGGCACAGATTGCCCTCTCCGAGGGTCAGCGCGAGGCCCAGATCAACGTCGCGGAAGGTGAGAAGCAGGACGCCATCAAGGTCTCCGAGGCGAAGAAGCTCAGCCAGATCAACGAGGCCGAAGGCAAGGCCCGCGAGATCGAGTTGCTCGCCACCGCGACCGCCGACGGCATCCGCCGCATCGCCGAGGCCATCGAGGCGCCGGGCGGACAGGCGGCCGTGAACCTGCGGATCGCGGAGCAGTACGTGAAGGAGTTCGGCAATCTCGCCAAGGAGGGCAACACGCTCATCGTGCCGCAGAACCTCTCCGACATCGGAGGAACCGTCGCATCGCTGGCGAAGATCCTCCAAGGAACCGGAGCGGCCTCGGACGAACCGGCCGGAAGCGCCTCCCGTAATCCGGGCCCGGGAATGCCGCCACCGCTCGGCTGA
- a CDS encoding DUF1501 domain-containing protein, producing the protein MSTFEPNRHDELTRRTFISNAARWYLGVNLAPMLGSSIASAAPAPTGAKAKNVIYLYMSGGMSHLDTFDPKPKKKEVMGPVETLDTSATDVFVGSYLPKTAKVMDKVCVVNSMNSKQGAHEQGTYMMHTSYAMRGTVKHPSLGAWVLKLGGRINPDIPGYVAISASPDVTGGGFFGAKYAAAPIGSADEGLKDSRKPGNVSGKDFDRRLALADRLNKQFHGRYENADVKAYEELYQEAIRLMNSEDLKAFNLNDEPQSARNLYGGGRFAQGCMLARRLVEHGVRFVEVQLGGWDTHYDNFAGVEGRCNEFDQAYSALITDLEKRGMLKDTLVVVATEFGRTPEIKTEHNDGRDHHPSAFSCLLAGGGVKGGFKYGETDSTGSRVKDNPVTPQDFNATIAHAMGIPHDQVIMSPSQRPFRISDKGSPIMDVFA; encoded by the coding sequence ATGAGCACCTTCGAACCCAACCGCCACGACGAACTCACGCGTCGGACCTTCATTTCCAACGCCGCCCGCTGGTATCTCGGCGTCAACCTCGCGCCGATGCTCGGGTCGAGCATCGCCAGCGCCGCACCCGCGCCGACGGGAGCCAAGGCGAAGAACGTGATCTATCTCTACATGTCCGGTGGCATGAGCCATCTCGACACTTTCGATCCGAAGCCGAAGAAGAAGGAAGTGATGGGACCGGTCGAGACGCTCGACACCAGCGCGACCGATGTTTTCGTCGGCAGCTATCTGCCGAAGACCGCCAAGGTCATGGACAAGGTGTGCGTGGTGAATTCGATGAACTCGAAGCAGGGCGCGCACGAGCAGGGGACCTACATGATGCACACCAGCTACGCGATGCGCGGCACGGTGAAGCATCCTTCGCTGGGTGCCTGGGTGCTGAAGCTTGGAGGCCGGATCAATCCGGACATCCCCGGCTACGTCGCGATCAGCGCCTCTCCGGACGTCACCGGTGGTGGCTTCTTCGGAGCGAAATACGCCGCCGCTCCGATCGGCAGCGCGGACGAGGGTCTCAAGGACAGCCGCAAGCCCGGCAATGTGTCCGGCAAGGACTTCGATCGGCGGCTGGCGCTTGCCGACCGGCTCAACAAGCAATTCCACGGACGCTACGAGAATGCCGACGTGAAGGCTTACGAAGAGCTCTATCAGGAAGCGATCCGGCTGATGAACAGCGAGGACCTGAAGGCTTTCAATCTGAACGACGAACCGCAGTCGGCACGGAACCTCTACGGTGGTGGCCGCTTCGCGCAGGGCTGCATGCTGGCCCGGCGTTTGGTCGAGCACGGCGTGCGCTTCGTCGAGGTCCAACTCGGCGGCTGGGACACCCACTACGACAACTTTGCGGGCGTCGAGGGCCGCTGCAACGAGTTCGACCAGGCCTACTCGGCGCTCATTACCGACCTCGAGAAGCGCGGCATGCTGAAGGACACGCTGGTGGTGGTGGCGACCGAGTTCGGCCGCACGCCGGAGATCAAGACCGAGCACAACGACGGACGCGATCACCATCCGTCGGCGTTCAGCTGCCTGCTGGCCGGCGGTGGCGTGAAGGGTGGCTTCAAGTATGGTGAAACCGACTCGACCGGTTCGCGCGTGAAGGACAATCCGGTGACGCCGCAGGACTTCAATGCGACGATCGCCCATGCGATGGGCATTCCGCACGACCAGGTGATCATGTCCCCGAGCCAGCGTCCCTTCCGGATCTCCGACAAGGGCTCGCCGATCATGGATGTGTTTGCGTGA
- the ypfJ gene encoding KPN_02809 family neutral zinc metallopeptidase: MRWENRERSRNVEDRRRRGGGGVAMGGGGIIVVLLLAWIFGINPMTLLEDTGGGGAMSGAPASPEQDRLAEFASTVLRDTEVIWTAEFEKMGKRYEQPRMVIFSGSTRSGCGFASSQVGPFYCPADRTVYIDLGFFEELENRFDAPGDFAQAYVIAHEVGHHVQNLLGISGQVHQAQQRTDKVRANELSVRLELQADFLAGMWARKGQERYNFLEEGDVEEALRAANAIGDDTLQRQAQGHVVPDAFTHGTSEQRVRWFMKGFRGERFDPNNTFDARDL; encoded by the coding sequence ATGCGTTGGGAGAATCGGGAAAGAAGCCGCAATGTCGAAGACCGCCGCCGTCGCGGGGGTGGTGGCGTGGCGATGGGCGGGGGAGGCATCATCGTGGTGCTACTGCTGGCATGGATTTTCGGGATCAACCCGATGACCTTGCTCGAGGACACGGGCGGTGGCGGAGCGATGTCCGGCGCGCCGGCTTCACCCGAGCAGGACCGCCTCGCTGAATTCGCCTCGACGGTTCTGCGTGATACCGAGGTCATCTGGACCGCCGAGTTCGAGAAAATGGGGAAGCGCTACGAGCAACCGAGAATGGTCATCTTCTCCGGCTCGACGCGCTCCGGTTGCGGCTTCGCCAGCTCGCAGGTCGGGCCCTTCTACTGTCCGGCCGACCGGACGGTTTACATCGATCTCGGGTTCTTCGAGGAGCTTGAGAACCGCTTCGATGCGCCCGGCGATTTCGCGCAGGCCTATGTGATCGCCCATGAAGTCGGGCATCACGTCCAGAACCTGCTCGGCATCTCCGGGCAAGTCCATCAGGCGCAGCAGCGGACGGACAAGGTGCGGGCGAACGAGCTCTCGGTGCGCCTCGAATTGCAGGCCGACTTCCTTGCAGGGATGTGGGCTCGGAAGGGGCAGGAGCGCTACAATTTCCTCGAAGAGGGCGACGTCGAGGAGGCGCTGCGCGCGGCCAACGCGATTGGCGACGACACCCTGCAGCGGCAGGCGCAGGGGCACGTGGTTCCCGACGCCTTCACCCACGGCACGTCCGAGCAGCGGGTGCGCTGGTTCATGAAGGGATTCCGGGGCGAGCGTTTCGACCCGAACAACACCTTCGACGCGCGGGACCTCTGA
- a CDS encoding NfeD family protein: protein MLDPKLLWLIAGIIMILLEFAAPGVVIVFFGFGAVVTSITTWLGLTPGIGSQSLMFGGSSIILLFSLRRYVKKWFVGNSEDGEGDLDDDFTGREARVTHDIPGPGADGRVEIKGAEWKARAETAIAAGETVIIENRSGLTLHVRTR, encoded by the coding sequence ATGCTCGACCCCAAACTGCTCTGGCTCATCGCCGGGATCATCATGATCCTCCTCGAATTCGCCGCCCCCGGCGTCGTGATCGTCTTCTTCGGCTTCGGTGCCGTTGTCACCTCGATCACCACCTGGCTCGGACTGACTCCGGGCATCGGCTCGCAGTCGCTCATGTTCGGCGGCAGCTCGATCATCCTGCTCTTCAGCCTCCGCCGCTACGTGAAAAAGTGGTTCGTCGGCAACTCCGAGGACGGCGAGGGAGATCTCGACGATGACTTCACCGGTCGCGAGGCCCGCGTGACCCACGACATTCCCGGTCCGGGCGCGGACGGCCGGGTCGAGATCAAGGGCGCCGAGTGGAAGGCCCGTGCCGAGACGGCGATCGCCGCCGGCGAGACCGTGATCATCGAGAACCGGAGCGGACTGACGCTGCACGTCCGCACGCGCTGA
- a CDS encoding NupC/NupG family nucleoside CNT transporter: protein MAVLGMLALLAVAWLLSRRRSAIRWRTVGLAFGLQVVIGLWVFKVPWGRVSLEWVSDRVAQVIQAGNSGIEFLFGPLVDVDSLGFVFALKVLPVIIFFSSLIAVLYHLRIMHWVILGLGGGLKLLLGTSRAESLSAAANIFVGQTEAPLVVKPYIARMTRSELFAVMCGGLASIAGSVMAGYASMGAELKFLIAASFMAAPGGLLFAKILVPETDTPEEVSLDWAEGDDKPANVLDAAALGAGAGLKLALNVGAMLLAFIGLIALCNLILGAIGSSFGHPDLSLQQILGWVFSPVAWLIGIPWDESGRGGSLIGQKLVLNEFVAYGQFREWKEALGERSRAILTVALCGFANLSSIAILLGGLGGMAPSRRQEIARFGLLAVVAGTFSNLMSAAIAGVFWSA from the coding sequence ATGGCGGTGCTCGGAATGTTGGCTTTGCTCGCGGTGGCGTGGCTGTTGTCGAGGCGCCGCTCGGCGATCCGGTGGCGGACGGTGGGTTTGGCCTTCGGGCTGCAGGTGGTGATCGGGCTGTGGGTGTTCAAGGTGCCTTGGGGCCGGGTGTCGCTGGAATGGGTCTCGGATCGGGTCGCGCAGGTGATCCAGGCGGGTAACTCGGGCATCGAGTTCCTCTTCGGGCCGCTGGTCGATGTCGATTCGCTGGGCTTCGTCTTCGCGCTGAAGGTGCTGCCGGTGATCATCTTTTTCTCCTCGCTGATCGCGGTGCTCTACCACCTCCGGATCATGCACTGGGTGATCCTCGGGCTCGGCGGTGGATTGAAATTGCTGCTCGGCACCAGCCGGGCCGAGTCGCTCTCGGCGGCGGCGAATATTTTCGTCGGCCAGACCGAGGCGCCGCTGGTGGTGAAGCCCTACATCGCGCGGATGACCCGCTCGGAGCTCTTCGCGGTGATGTGTGGCGGGTTGGCGAGCATCGCGGGCTCGGTGATGGCGGGCTACGCCAGCATGGGTGCGGAGCTGAAATTCCTGATTGCCGCTTCCTTCATGGCGGCGCCTGGCGGGCTGCTTTTCGCGAAGATCCTCGTACCGGAAACCGACACGCCCGAGGAGGTGTCGCTGGACTGGGCCGAGGGCGACGACAAACCGGCGAACGTCCTCGACGCCGCCGCTCTCGGGGCGGGGGCCGGACTGAAACTGGCGTTGAACGTCGGTGCGATGCTGCTCGCCTTCATCGGGCTGATCGCGCTCTGCAACCTGATCCTCGGAGCGATCGGCTCGAGCTTCGGCCATCCCGACCTGAGCCTCCAACAGATCCTCGGCTGGGTTTTCTCCCCGGTGGCCTGGCTGATCGGCATCCCTTGGGACGAAAGCGGTCGCGGCGGCAGCCTGATCGGGCAGAAACTGGTGCTCAACGAGTTCGTGGCATACGGCCAGTTCCGGGAGTGGAAGGAGGCGCTCGGAGAACGCAGCCGTGCGATCCTGACGGTGGCCCTGTGCGGCTTCGCCAACCTGTCATCGATCGCGATCCTGCTCGGCGGCCTCGGCGGGATGGCGCCGTCGCGGCGTCAGGAAATTGCCCGATTCGGGCTGCTGGCCGTGGTGGCCGGGACGTTCTCGAACCTGATGAGCGCCGCGATCGCGGGCGTTTTCTGGAGCGCGTAG